In the genome of Corythoichthys intestinalis isolate RoL2023-P3 chromosome 19, ASM3026506v1, whole genome shotgun sequence, one region contains:
- the enpp5 gene encoding ectonucleotide pyrophosphatase/phosphodiesterase family member 5: MPVHLLRGGLALLALLWSLELPLVSLRHLKVRPQLLLVSFDGFRWDYVNRVPTPNFHALMEEGVTVEHVENVYITKTFPNHYSMVTGLHAESHGIVGDRMLDPSLNLYFSFDNNSIYESHWWEQAEPLWVTIQKYGGRSGAAMWPGSDVKIHGMYPTHYLPRDASLSFESRVENLIKWFSALDQEAVNFGVLHWGEPDASGHKFGPESTLMDAVIADLDEKLGFLRNKLKTAGLYERVNLVVTSDHGMTQVFPDKIIELDVYVGRDLYSWVDNSPVMGILPREGKLDEVYDKLVDANPYMTVYRKDAIPERFHYRHNTRIMPILLEAQEGWIIVQNRSTMITLGNHGYDNTLRSMQPIFLARGPAFCQNYVKPTMRTVDLYPLMCHILAVPPLPNNGSLLDVEDLLRPESMAFPPNISHASMVVGVLIGAMLVVGFLLVFVRQVTLKQLPSLRHIRREMSQPLLQDDLNL, from the exons ATGCCGGTTCATCTGCTACGTGGAGGCCTAGCCCTTTTGGCCCTTTTGTGGAGCCTCGAGTTGCCTTTAGTTTCTCTCCGTCACTTGAAAGTGCGACCCCAACTGCTCCTGGTGTCCTTCGATGGCTTCCGCTGGGACTATGTGAACCGTGTTCCGACGCCAAACTTTCACGCCCTAATGGAGGAAGGTGTGACAGTGGAGCACGTGGAGAACGTATACATCACTAAGACCTTCCCCAACCACTACAGTATGGTGACAGGTCTCCACGCCGAATCACATGGCATCGTCGGTGACCGGATGCTTGACCCAAGTCTCAACCTCTACTTCTCCTTTGACAATAACAGCATCTATGAGTCACATTGGTGGGAGCAGGCAGAGCCCCTGTGGGTTACCATTCAGAAGTACGGGGGGCGGAGCGGCGCTGCTATGTGGCCCGGTTCTGATGTGAAGATCCATGGAATGTACCCTACTCATTACCTCCCACGTGATGCTTCACTTAGCTTCGAGTCCCGGGTCGAAAACCTGATTAAATGGTTCTCTGCTCTTGACCAGGAGGCAGTAAATTTTGGGGTCCTGCACTGGGGGGAACCGGACGCAAGTGGACACAAGTTTGGACCCGAGAGCACCCTGATGGATGCTGTCATCGCTGACCTGGATGAAAAACTCGGCTTCCTGCGCAATAAACTGAAGACAGCGGGCCTTTACGAGAGAGTCAACTTGGTGGTGACCAGTGACCACGGCATGACGCAGGTTTTCCCCGATAAAATCATTGAACTGGACGTGTATGTAGGAAGAGACTTGTACAGCTGGGTGGACAATAGCCCCGTGATGGGAATACTACCCAGAGAAG GAAAGCTGGACGAGGTTTATGACAAGTTGGTTGACGCCAACCCCTACATGACAGTCTACCGAAAAGACGCCATCCCCGAACGCTTCCACTACCGCCACAACACCAGGATCATGCCTATCTTGTTGGAGGCTCAGGAGGGATGGATCATCGTGCAGAACAGGAGCACAATGATCACGT TGGGAAATCACGGCTACGACAACACTCTACGCAGCATGCAGCCCATCTTCCTGGCCCGCGGTCCAGCCTTCTGCCAGAACTACGTGAAGCCCACCATGCGCACTGTGGATCTGTACCCCCTCATGTGTCACATCCTGGCCGTCCCACCTCTGCCCAACAACGGTTCCCTGCTAGATGTTGAGGACCTGCTGCGCCCAGAGTCTATGGCGTTCCCACCCAACATCTCACACGCCAGTATGGTAGTGGGCGTCCTCATCGGGGCAATGCTGGTAGTGGGCTTCCTATTAGTGTTCGTGCGGCAGGTGACGCTCAAGCAGCTTCCTTCGCTCAGACACATCCGCAGGGAGATGTCACAGCCTTTACTGCAAGACGACTTGAACCTGTAG